A genomic region of Raphanus sativus cultivar WK10039 chromosome 6, ASM80110v3, whole genome shotgun sequence contains the following coding sequences:
- the LOC108808245 gene encoding glutathione S-transferase T3-like yields MDPNYHHAQSSSYVGLLNSQDGSAFNENFPYESFHSSVNFGDSEPIPAFSSQQTQDAPPETPVARAVRRKWNPTDDEVLISGWLNTSKDPIVSNDQKAGSFWNRVAAYYASSPHGREDGEREWVHCKKRWHRINDEINKFCGAYAAAERQQRSGESDTDVLKKAHDIFHSDHGHKFTLEHAWCMLKYEQKWMSLNTPKPGSKRKNTETSTQSSTTEGFVEPESTPQGLVEPERRPEGIKAAKAKRNTLKGKFVAEYAAVWDMKKVDLEKKETLSKLGILDSLIALAKVQPLTEAEEAVKNKLLAQYF; encoded by the coding sequence ATGGATCCAAATTATCATCATGCTCAATCCTCTAGTTACGTAGGACTGCTTAACAGTCAAGATGGTAGTGCTTTCAATGAAAACTTTCCTTATGAAAGTTTTCATTCTAGTGTTAACTTTGGAGATTCCGAACCTATCCCGGCTTTCAGTTCTCAACAAACTCAAGACGCACCTCCAGAGACACCAGTGGCCCGTGCTGTGAGACGCAAATGGAACCCAACAGATGACGAGGTGCTGATAAGTGGCTGGCTTAACACTTCTAAGGATCCTATAGTGTCAAATGACCAGAAGGCGGGTTCCTTCTGGAACCGAGTTGCTGCTTATTATGCATCAAGTCCACACGGAAGAGAGGATGGTGAGAGAGAGTGGGTTCATTGCAAGAAGAGGTGGCACAGAATCAATGATGAGATAAACAAGTTCTGTGGCGCATACGCGGCAGCAGAGAGACAACAGAGGAGTGGTGAGAGTGACACTGACGTTCTGAAGAAGGCGCATGACATTTTCCACTCTGATCATGGACACAAGTTCACCCTTGAACACGCGTGGTGTATGCTCAAGTATGAACAGAAGTGGATGAGTCTTAACACACCTAAACCAGGTTCGAAGAGGAAGAACACTGAGACAAGTACCCAAAGTTCTACCACTGAAGGTTTTGTTGAACCTGAGAGCACGCCACAAGGCCTCGTTGAGCCTGAGCGCAGGCCAGAAGGGATCAAGGCTGCTAAGGCTAAAAGAAACACGCTTAAAGGGAAGTTTGTGGCTGAGTATGCGGCCGTTTGGGATATGAAGAAGGTGGatttggagaagaaggagaCACTATCGAAGCTAGGTATACTAGACAGTCTCATTGCACTTGCCAAGGTGCAACCATTGACTGAGGCGGAAGAAGCGGTGAAGAATAAGCTACTAGCCCAGTACTTCTGA